AAGGCTTTCTCCAGTCTGCCTCGGGTGGGATTCAAACTCGGGTCTCTAGCATGAGAGCGCAGTGGAGGGAGGAGCCAGCTGGGCTGGCGAGTGTGCTAGAGAGAAATTTTATAATGGACCTCAACCGGCAGGTGGGGCCTACTCATCACACGCGGTAAATTGTAGAAATGTTGTATGCCAAGTGGGCCATGGTGGGATGACGTGTTTGCTGACTAGACAAGAATGATTTGCCACTAACAAGTGGGGTCCGTGCGTCAATTGTTGTaaattactacctccgtcctgatttattagtccctttagtattttgtgcaaaattttgaccttagatttaactaaaaaattgttaatgcatgtaaccGAAAATAATATctctcaaaactatgttcaaatacgaatccagggATATAACTTTTgctaacatgcattattatttacttAGTTAAACATATGattaaaatttggcacaaaatactataaggaccaataaaccaggacggaggtagtacacaaagaaaaatatttttttgaatatATGCCAAGTACCCGGGCAAAGCTTTCGGCAAACAAACCCCCCAAGTCACGGAGCCGTTAAGCACAAACGGACATGACAAGTGGCATTTCTTTGTCATGATCAGCTCGGCGTATGCTTTTTTTTTGCCGAGGGTGCTCCTTTCGCTGTGTACGTTGCTGCTTCGACTCGGCACAACGTCTCATTGCCGAGTACGGCTCTTGGTGTATATGTCTTTGCCGAGAGCCCATGTTTTGACTCTCGGCGCACAGTGAAATTCCAGTAGTGACTACTCCTCGACTTATATATATGTGCATGGCAATCCGTatagtagtccatattgaaatttctaaaacatcttatatttgcgaACGGGGGAACTATTTTATGGTCTCACAATTGCATAGAGAATTCAGCTAGTTAAGTACGTGCTAACGAGCTAGAAAATCTTGATCATGAGCTGTGGAGGCGTGCACGCTAGAAGTCTTACTTGAGGAGGCGCTGTGACCTAATGGCTCAGCCACATGATGCGGCAGTGCAGGGATCTCCAAATTCTCATCGTTTGATTCGAGTGACTTCATGGCTTCTGCGATGAGTGGACGCTTGGTTGGGTCGGGGTGTGTGCACCAGATCCCGATGAGCAGCACACGCTCCATCTTGCGTTCGTCGTGATCCCTGCTGGTTGACTCGTCCAGCAGCCGTGGATCTATTGCTTCAACGACCGCGTTTCTGCGGTGCCGATTCCTTACCTCTGTTAGCAATCGGCTGCCAGCTGGACGCCGGCCTGAAACAATCTCCAGCAAAACGATGCCAAAGCTATAGACATCTGACTCCCTACTCCGCTTGCCCGTTTCCAAAAATTCCGGGTCTATATACCCTGGGGTCCCGGCTAGATACAGTGTCGTCTTCTGCTTGGTTTCGTGATCAATCAGCCTTGCCAAACCGAAGTCTGTAATCTTAGCTTGATACCTTTCGTCGAGCAATATGTTACAAGGTTTAATGTCACCATGCAAGACACAATCATTGCATTGTTTGTGGATGTACTCTAGGGCACACCCTATGTCACGGATGATCCTGTACCTGCACAACAATGAACAAATAAAATGAGCCAGTCATGCATCATGTTCAATCTTGCATATAtacttcctccattccaaaattcttgtcatggttttagttcaaattaagCTGTCTAGATAGAGGGAAAAAAAGGTTCAGGGTGGTGCATGTTTAGAAGGTGGTTCAGTTACCTCTTGGGCCATGACAACCAGCTCTTGTTCTCATGCAAATGTTCCTCGAGGCTACCCTGTGATACAAGCTCATAAACTAGCAACAGATGGTTGTTGCCGACATCATTGCACCAGCCTACTAACTCTACCAGGTTCCGATGCCTCAGTCCACTGATGGCCTGGATTTCAGCCTGGAATGTCCCCTTTCCCCTCAGCCCATTGAACTTCTTTATCGCCACCAGTTTGTCTGGATTAGTCAATTGGCCCCGATACACGGATGCAAAGCCCCCTCTTCCCAGCATCGTATCCTCAGCAAAGTTGTTTGTCGCTTCGACAAGCTCATCATACTGGAAACTTCTGgcgatgctagccaagttgtttacCGGGTCCACTAGTACCACGTCCTGCATCTGCATGGGAACAGCAGCTGTAGGGGTAGGAGGAGCCTCATCTAGGTTATTTCGTGTGGACTTCCGGTGCCGGCGGCGATACAAGACCACGGCCAACATAGAAAGTAGTAATAGTGCTGCACAGCCACCAGTAATACCTAGTATCGAGGGCCAGGGGAGCATTGAGTGGCTCTTAGCAGCAGCAGGTGGTGGTTGAGGCTCTGGAGACACATCTAAAGTGGAGTCAAATGACCAAGACAGTACCCGGTGTAGCTCGACGGCTGCCCCGGTTGCACCAGAGAAGCCGATGGCCACGACACTAGGCAAGAGCTGCCTCAGGTCGGCACTGGTGTCGACGTGGTAGGCCACGTCACCGACCTTGAGAGTGGCGGTTAAAACTTGTGTGTTATTGTCATAGCTAACCTCGCAGGTCACAGGGAGACCAGACGTCAGGTTCTTGCCGGGCACCGTCACATTGGTGTACACCCGCGAGATTATGGAGTTGACGTCGATGCCGATGTGGCTGCTGCTGGTGTCTATGCCGTTGTTCAAAAAGGTGTCCAGCTCAACCGCCAGGATCCGGTCGTTGCCGGTGGCATTCGTGTTGCTGTTGTTGGTGAAGAGGCCGAGGTTCCTGCCATTCTCAATGGGGTTCGGGATGCTTGTCGCTGGGTAGTGGCCCATGAAGAAAGCCATGCCGTCGCCGGTAACTGCGCTGCCCTCAGGCTTGATTTGGAAGGAGAAGGTGGTGTTGAATGTTGCGAGCTTGCCGGTGGCGACATCCCAGAGCGGCACCGGCTGCGCGTACACCACGCGGCCCACGCTGTCATGGTTTTCTTGGCTCTGCTCGTTCTTTGTCAGCTCGATCATCTGGGAGTCGAAGTATGCATCGCCCTGAAGGATGAAATCTTGTGGGTTGTAGCTGCGGGGCAGGGAAAAATTAGAGTTGAACGAAAGCGAGGAAGCACGGGGAGGCAGGTGGAGAGATAGTAGCAGGTGGTAGAGGCAAAAGTATCGGATGAATACCCGCCGTGTAAAATGGGGAGGATTCAGAGCAGCCATTTGCTGGCTGTGTATTTGGAAACTCAGCAACACTACTCCATATATAGAACCATAACTAGCTAGCTGGCAACTTTGTCGCTTTTGCTAAAATTTAAACTTTATGGAATCAGCTTTAGTACAACCCCTTATAAAAGTATTAATAAGGGTGAAGATTAAAAGATATCCTTTCACATGAAAGGGCCTTATGGTCTAATCAATTTTAATTGGCATACCAAAAATTAAGCATCCTTATTTTAAGATGATCTTCTTGTTTCTGTCAGTCGTTAATCCCCCACCGTGTGTCATGCTCTGACTGCATCAATGGGTATTACATTCACAATCTAGTGTATGTTATAAACGGGATCATCTAAATTACCAGAATATGATAATATACACTGTGAAGATTACATGCAAACCAGTATAATTACTCTCCACTATGATCAAGTTAACTGATTTATTTCTTCACACGGGTGACGCTGGAGGTGAAGCACTCAAGCGGGCCACAATGTCGCATTTAGGGTCAGTTCTTTGAGATGGCTTAAAAATAAGCTGCATCTCcgcagcttaaaaaataagccgtcctCTAAATTTATTAAGACCTATAAATTAATTAGCCTATAACTAGTTGTTTAAGTTGCCAAAAGATCTGACCCTTACTGGCTGCCGGCCGGAACCGGCCATATACTTCCAAGTTTCAAGAATATGGAGTGAAGAATTGTTTGTTAAGTAGAGACAATACATTAAGCCAAACGCCGACACTACATTAATCCACCGGCTGCTAGTGTACGTGCATTTCAAGGCACGGCAAACAAAACCAAAATTTCATGTCACATTCATATGCAGTAGGATGACATCTCATGTTGTCTGTTGAAGAGGACATAAATCCACTTTACCTCTTACAAGAACGTCTGCCTGGCTACTTGGACGGATCCGGTCAAGCCATGGGGAACCCTTGCAATGATGAGGATACAGATATTTTTGTAGCTGCCATCAAGGTTTTGTTTCGGACGGATTTCGGGCCTCGTTCTCCGAATCTGCTTGGCTGGATGGTGTGAGAACCAAACAAATTGCCCCAAATGGTTTTGATCGCTCTAAAagcaaaaggtacttccttcagaaGGCTTTGCGCAACAATTTCTGGATTTCCGAAGTGGATACAATTTCATGGAAGCTCACCTCAACCCTGATGTGGCTGATACAATTTCATGGAAGCTCACCAAAGATGGCCAATATTCTGCGGCGTTGGCTTATAGCGCCCGATTTCTAGGGCTCGTGGACATGGACATGCCCCTGTAGGTGTAGAAGAATTGGGCTCCTCTCAAATGCATTTTCATTGCTTGGCTAGTCATCAACAATAGGATTTGGACGGCTGGCCGGCTGGAGCGCATGGGATGGCCAAACTATAACCTTTGCCCCCTATGCAAGCAGATCGAGGAGTCGGCGACCCACCTTCTTTTCTAGTGCTGCTACACCGTCAGAGTTTGAGGAATGATTAAATTATGGCTTGGCTTACATGATGTCCATCCTACGGATTGGGGAGGCATGGCTTCCGTCAAGGAGTGGTGGCGCAACAATGCTTCTGGGAGGCATATATGCGGGCCCCTCCCATGTCCCTCGGTATTAATTCCTTTTTTTATTGCATTGTATGCATGCCACACCCTTGGTATTAACACCAATTCCTTTGTGTTATTCTCtccttcatatttttttgaatctcTCATTCATTTTCTTGCTGATCACTTATTACTCTTATATGCCCATTGAAATCGATCATCCatactccctcctatccatatAGACCCTCGTAACATATTTCATGGAAGCTCGCCAAAGATGGCCAAAATACACCATAGTAATCAATTACGTTAATTAAGTTTATTCCTTGAACAGAATTTTAAAGTGTTTAACATTAACAAATAATAGCACCGTCGAAAACTacatatttttctgatcaaattACATATACAAATTATTTTAATCCAAGTTCCGGTTGCATAGTTATaacataacactagtagaaaacggacctaatatgtgaaacattagtaccggttggcatatgagccggcactaatgctctcattagtgccggttcaaatgacttggcgggaggtgacctttagtaccggttctttggaaatctttagtaccggttcgtgccacgaaccggtactaaagatgctggtgcccggccagcacctttagtatcggttcgtggcacgaaccggtactaaataggttatggcaggcgctatttttagtcccacctcgctcccctaacaagaatttgaccaccttaagtatgttacttctcaaaccatcccaagcatttggtcttcattgaactctatgtgtaggatctatggctgcaataggagtctttgccggttcttaaatcggtggtagattcctattgacgatttagattctatacaaaaagatcgttgatgatcaatgtattttttatatgtacttctgtgtagcagtagcgcgcgttttggctgaaaggcggtactgatcaacgTATTTTTTCTGCGTTCGGATGCACaatttaaagaagaagaagaagaagaggaggaggaggaggaagaagaaggagaagaagaagaagaagaagaagaagaagaagaagaagaagaagaagaagaagaagaagaagaagaagaagaagaagaagaagaagaagaagaagaagaagaagaagaagaagaagaagaagaagaagaagaagaagaagaagaagaagaagaagaagaagaagaagaagaagaagaagaagaagaagaagaagaagaagaagaagaagaagaagaNNNNNNNNNNNNNNNNNNNNNNNNNNNNNNNNNNNNNNNNNNNNNNNNNNNNNNNNNNNNNNNNNNNNNNNNNNNNNNNNNNNNNNNNNNNNNNNNNNNNNNNNNNNNNNNNNNNNNNNNNNNNNNNNNNNNNNNNNNNNNNNNNNNNNNNNNNNNNNNNNNNNNNNNNNNNNNNNNNNNNNNNNNNNNNNNNNNNNNNNNNNNNNNNNNNNNNNNNNNNNNNNNNNNNNNNNNNNNNNNNNNNNNaaaagaaataactatataaaacaattactcaaaaataaatagaagaaaataaatactattcagaaataaatagaagaaaaaaataaagcagaaaaggaataactatataaaaaaattactcaaaaataaatagaagaaaataaataatgcagaaaagaaaaaaattatataaagcaaaaaaattCATGAAGAAACTAAGTACAAcaaaaaaaactattcagaaataaatagaagaaaaaaataaagcagaaaagaaataactatataaaaaattactcaaaaataaatagaagaaaa
Above is a window of Triticum dicoccoides isolate Atlit2015 ecotype Zavitan chromosome 5B, WEW_v2.0, whole genome shotgun sequence DNA encoding:
- the LOC119310363 gene encoding L-type lectin-domain containing receptor kinase IX.1-like yields the protein MAALNPPHFTRRVFIRYFCLYHLLLSLHLPPRASSLSFNSNFSLPRSYNPQDFILQGDAYFDSQMIELTKNEQSQENHDSVGRVVYAQPVPLWDVATGKLATFNTTFSFQIKPEGSAVTGDGMAFFMGHYPATSIPNPIENGRNLGLFTNNSNTNATGNDRILAVELDTFLNNGIDTSSSHIGIDVNSIISRVYTNVTVPGKNLTSGLPVTCEVSYDNNTQVLTATLKVGDVAYHVDTSADLRQLLPSVVAIGFSGATGAAVELHRVLSWSFDSTLDVSPEPQPPPAAAKSHSMLPWPSILGITGGCAALLLLSMLAVVLYRRRHRKSTRNNLDEAPPTPTAAVPMQMQDVVLVDPVNNLASIARSFQYDELVEATNNFAEDTMLGRGGFASVYRGQLTNPDKLVAIKKFNGLRGKGTFQAEIQAISGLRHRNLVELVGWCNDVGNNHLLLVYELVSQGSLEEHLHENKSWLSWPKRYRIIRDIGCALEYIHKQCNDCVLHGDIKPCNILLDERYQAKITDFGLARLIDHETKQKTTLYLAGTPGYIDPEFLETGKRSRESDVYSFGIVLLEIVSGRRPAGSRLLTEVRNRHRRNAVVEAIDPRLLDESTSRDHDERKMERVLLIGIWCTHPDPTKRPLIAEAMKSLESNDENLEIPALPHHVAEPLGHSASSSKTSSVHASTAHDQDFLAR